In a single window of the Labrus mixtus chromosome 20, fLabMix1.1, whole genome shotgun sequence genome:
- the LOC132954157 gene encoding galactose-3-O-sulfotransferase 2 codes for MTIHRLANQLWRYRLTGLMLTLGVTCLLIFVGTYLLQQSSRHGRHKGWNKKLVKDKAQPAANPAGSSRHDHHYQERKSRSDTHPSNDHQAPKDGGPYNMMKPRTQTPPVVFLKTHKTGSSTVQNLLFRMAERDRATFAFPHHSYQFSYPEKFRAKFVDELPDDSSQYDLLCSNMRLDVKQLKQVMPENAVYITILREPLRTFESVFSYYTSTVPAFILAKKVAETTGHKSALSLFLESPDAFWDPKEPGNCLGRNPMSFDLGIDSQQWNTTWRTDLSLLEETFQLVMIAEHFDESLILLGSLLDLDMEELAYVRLNTRSLQDVTHLDDDTKDQISAWNTLDVLLYDFFLQIFLEKVEKYGLERLNSEVALLRATTNRIRRKCVARSGVYPEELEDLVRPWQTDTVTILGYQIQKNLTKPEQAFCTRLVLPELQYHAHLYFQQYGRDMRAVPTE; via the exons ATGACCATCCATCGGCTGGCCAACCAGCTCTGGAGATACCGTCTTACAGGTCTCATGCTGACCTTGGGGGTGACCTGTCTGCTTATATTTGTAGGTACTTATTTGTTGCAGCAGTCAAG CCGCCATGGTCGACACAAAGGTTGGAACAAGAAGCTGGTGAAGGATAAAGCGCAACCGGCAGCCAATCCTGCAGGCTCCTCAAGACATGACCACCATTACCAAGAACGCAAAAGCAGAAGTGACACACATCCCTCTAACGACCATCAGGCGCCAAAAGATGGCGGTCCTTATAACATGATGAAGCCGCGGACACAAACACCTCCCGTTGTCTTCctcaaaacacacaagacaggaagcagcacCGTCCAAAACCTGCTGTTCCGCATGGCAGAACGGGACAGAGCCACATTCGCTTTCCCTCATCACAGCTACCAGTTCAGCTACCCAGAGAA ATTCAGGGCTAAATTTGTGGACGAGTTACCCGACGACTCCTCTCAGTACGACCTCCTATGCAGCAACATGCGACTGGACGTCAAGCAGCTGAAGCAGGTGATGCCAGAGAACGCCGTCTACATCACCATCCTCCGTGAACCCCTGCGGACATTTGAGTCCGTCTTCTCGTATTACACCTCCACGGTTCCCGCTTTCATTTTGGCCAAAAAGGTAGCGGAGACGACGGGGCACAAGTCGGCATTGTCTCTTTTCCTGGAGTCGCCCGATGCGTTCTGGGACCCCAAAGAACCCGGGAATTGCCTGGGAAGGAACCCGATGAGTTTTGATTTGGGTATCGACAGCCAGCAGTGGAACACCACCTGGAGGACTGACCTCTCTCTGCTCGAGGAGACGTTCCAGCTGGTTATGATAGCGGAGCATTTTGACGAGTCTCTGATCCTCCTGGGCAGCCTGCTGGATCTGGACATGGAGGAACTCGCGTACGTCCGCCTGAACACGCGGTCCCTCCAGGACGTTACTCACCTAGATGACGACACTAAAGATCAGATCAGTGCCTGGAACACTTTGGACGTGCTGCTCTATGACTTTTTCCTCCAGATCTTCCTGGAAAAGGTAGAAAAGTACGGGTTGGAGAGGCTGAACAGCGAGGTCGCTCTCCTGAGAGCCACCACTAACAGAATCAGACGGAAATGTGTGGCCAGGTCGGGGGTGTATCCCGAGGAACTGGAGGACCTTGTGAGACCTTGGCAGACTGACACCGTTACTATCCTGGGTTATCAGATACAGAAAAACCTGACCAAGCCGGAGCAAGCGTTCTGCACTCGTCTAGTGCTGCCTGAACTCCAGTACCATGCACATCTGTATTTCCAGCAGTATGGTCGAGACATGAGAGCCGTGCCTACAGAGTGA